A genomic region of Fusarium oxysporum Fo47 chromosome VI, complete sequence contains the following coding sequences:
- a CDS encoding ferric reductase like transmembrane component-domain-containing protein has product MKFAPSLGALLINLSLWTLSLAAEDRSPERVCYDACFACLKPVHFDDVLRNQTGFTKTCYSPKAILSLYLCVDVYCTPGAREVGLGPYNETCREQAHIVLPPFDVISNYTAEDVKGVRRFEQNETDEGVLFREVVVPSEHWFGIWWDTLDSVAYTYTYHDVYGRAMITFWIIVVAIGFLNHAILHIANLQMLRNYSPKSGGRLWNFYNWALNRITVPAFIGDRCAQKVGWGTVPPQIQSWTLFAFLLLNIALSILGYRIVPVNMYFPSTAKQLLRYVSDRTGIISWANFPVIWLFGMRNNLLMWLTGWDFGTYNNFHRWVARIATLQAIVHSIGYTWLIVLEGGWEYYLFWWNYMFWWVGEVATIVMSLLVGASFYWIRRQQYELFLVVHIIMSIILLITMLAHVSIFQGEYDVFFWVPCFIWVGDRVIRALRIAAFNPKLWDTRATSIYHPSSNIVRLVVPWSSSLYKPAPGTFYYIHVLNGPRCWESHPFTVAMVTDEGQRASKLLGEQAPLLDGTVAEQSSDPVDSQDILSDSRTMTFLIRPYDGFTSRLRDTASAVWPKNVPQRVLIDGPYGHTRPLHLFDNVTFIVGGSGIVVPLSYLQLLTGPTAPRSVKIHWAVREPALALDVLQTDIADALGSTNLSVEIHLTTHTPQDELSEWPSQVTLRRGRIDASDVVRRRSEEVMGESLAIVACGPAQMADDARKTVADLLRNGVMRVEYFEESFQW; this is encoded by the exons ATGAAATTCGCACCTTCTCTGGGCGCGCTGCTCATCAATCTCTCACTATGGACGCTTTCCCTTGCAGCCGAGGACAGATCTCCTGAGCGGGTATGTTACGACGCGTGTTTCGCCTGCCTAAAGCCCGTGCATTTCGACGACGTGCTGCGGAACCAAACGGGTTTTACCAAAACCTGCTACAGCCCCAAAGCAATATTATCACTGTATTTGTGTGTTGATGTATATTGCACGCCTGGAGCGAGAGAGGTAGGGCTGGGGCCGTACAATGAGACGTGTCGGGAGCAGGCGCATATTGTTTTACCGCCGTTTGACGTGATTTCGAATTATACAGCCGAAGATGTCAAGGGAGTGAGAAGATTTGAGCAGAATGAGACGGATGAGGGTGTTCTGTTTAGAGAGGTTGTCGTGCCTTCTGAGCATTGGTTTGGGATCTGGTGGGATACTTTG GACTCTGTGGCGTATACGTATACTTACCATGATGTCTACGG GCGCGCCATGATCACCTTCTGGATCATCGTAGTAGCTATCGGCTTCTTGAACCACGCAATCCTTCATATCGCTAATCTGCAAATGCTTCGCAACTATTCTCCAAAGTCCGGCGGCCGACTCTGGAACTTTTACAATTGGGCACTTAACCGCATCACTGTCCCAGCTTTTATTGGAGATCGATGCGCGCAGAAAGTCGGCTGGGGAACTGTCCCTCCCCAGATACAGTCTTGGACCTTGTTTGctttcctccttctcaacatcgcGTTGAGCATCCTTGGATACAGAATCGTGCCAGTCAATATGTA CTTTCCATCGACGGCGAAACAGCTTCTTCGTTATGTCTCTGATCGCACGGGTATCATCTCGTGGGCCAACTTCCCAGTGATTTGGCTCTTTGGTATGAGGAATAATCTCCTCATGTGGCTAACTGGTTGGGACTTTGGAACGTACAATAACTTTCATCGATGGGTTGCGCGAATTGCAACTCTTCAAGCAATTGTTCACTCTATCGGGTATACCTGGTTGATTGTCTTGG AGGGAGGCTGGGAGTATTATCTATTCTGGTGGAACTATATGTTCTGGTGGGTTGGCGAAGTG GCAACCATTGTCATGTCTCTTCTCGTAGGGGCATCTTTTTACTGGATCCGACGTCAGCAGTACGAGTTATTCTTGGTCGTACATATTATAATGTcaatcatcctcctcatcacaATGCTTGC TCACGTCTCCATTTTTCAAGGCGAATACGACGTCTTCTTCTGGGTACCCTGCTTCATCTGGGTTGGCGACCGCGTCATTCGAGCTCTTCGCATCGCAGCTTTCAACCCCAAACTCTGGGATACCCGAGCCACTTCTATTTACCATCCATCCTCCAACATTGTCAGACTTGTCGTTCCCTGGTCAAGCAGTCTGTACAAACCAGCCCCAGGGACATTCTACTACATTCACGTTCTCAACGGACCTCGATGCTGGGAAAGTCACCCCTTCACCGTGGCAATGGTCACCGATGAAGGACAACGTGCTTCAAAGCTCCTTGGCGAACAAGCTCCTCTGCTCGACGGCACTGTTGCCGAACAAAGCTCCGATCCCGTCGACTCACAGGACATACTCAGCGACTCTCGCACGATGACATTTCTAATCCGTCCCTACGACGGCTTCACCTCCAGACTTCGCGACACCGCATCAGCAGTCTGGCCTAAAAATGTCCCTCAACGAGTCCTCATCGACGGTCCCTACGGGCATACTCGTCCCCTCCATCTCTTCGATAACGTAACCTTTATAGTCGGCGGAAGCGGCATCGTCGTTCCCCTGTCATACCTCCAACTCCTCACCGGCCCAACAGCCCCTCGCTCCGTCAAAATCCACTGGGCCGTTCGCGAACCCGCTTTGGCGCTCGATGTTTTACAAACAGACATCGCTGATGCTTTGGGGAGCACGAATCTCAGCGTTGAAATACATCTCACGACACATACACCGCAAGATGAGTTGAGTGAGTGGCCGTCGCAGGTCACCTTGCGAAGAGGAAGGATAGATGCTTCGGATGTGGTGAGGAGGCGAAGTGAAGAGGTGATGGGAGAGAGTCTTGCGATTGTTGCCTGTGGACCGGCGCAGATGGCGGACGATGCGAGAAAGACAGTTG